In one Dermatophilaceae bacterium Sec6.4 genomic region, the following are encoded:
- a CDS encoding glycoside hydrolase family 15 protein: MGDRLVRDADGYAPIGEYAVLGDGRGVALLASDGSIDWWAAPRLDSAPPVSGLLDPERGGRIRLCPSDTDATYRWRYLPDTNLVETIWTTSSGVVRVTDSLNSGSAGALPWGELGRRIEGVQGQVEMDLLILPGDGMREWEPWVDDDQRGPIIHAGTLTLGVRCSDQIPLEMSHDRVQSRFEVTDGDRCIVGVVASDADPLFMCSVDAIDHRIDVSARAWCEWSKGVVWAGADREQIVRSALALKTLVIAETGAVAAAATTSLPESIGGPKNWDYRYSWTRDAAFTIDSLSLLGLHEEVHSAVAWLLHAIENNGPDLRVMYTLSGNEPDGGVRSPELPGYRHSLPVQLGNSASGQTQLGVYGDLFGTVANWVFHGHVLDVGSNRQLADLADRCADVWRHDDAGIWELHTNRQYTSSKMNCWRALDSAAKLAEAGHLIGSGGRWRGEAAVIKAWVNEHCWSAEKQAYTFYAGTEELDASVLLGAQLGFERGTRMSSTIDAINAELGAGPLLYRYSGVHQEEATFTACSFWQPHALALVGRVQEAQQLLDALDIVAGPLGLMAEMVEPGTNAQLGNLPQALSHLSHIRATAAVRAAQREERN, translated from the coding sequence ATGGGTGATCGACTGGTCCGCGACGCAGACGGGTACGCGCCGATCGGTGAATACGCCGTGTTGGGCGACGGGCGTGGGGTGGCGTTGCTCGCATCCGATGGTTCGATCGACTGGTGGGCTGCGCCCCGGCTGGATTCCGCGCCCCCTGTGTCGGGCCTGCTGGACCCTGAGCGTGGTGGTCGTATCCGGTTGTGTCCCAGTGATACCGACGCGACGTACCGGTGGCGCTATCTGCCGGACACCAACCTTGTCGAGACCATCTGGACGACCTCGAGCGGCGTCGTCCGCGTTACCGACTCGCTCAACTCCGGCTCGGCAGGGGCGCTGCCATGGGGTGAGCTCGGACGTCGGATCGAGGGCGTGCAGGGACAGGTCGAAATGGACCTGCTCATCCTGCCCGGCGACGGGATGCGCGAATGGGAGCCATGGGTCGATGACGATCAGCGCGGACCGATCATCCACGCCGGCACGCTCACCCTCGGAGTGCGTTGCAGTGATCAGATCCCTCTCGAGATGTCCCATGACCGCGTCCAATCCCGTTTCGAAGTCACCGACGGCGACCGCTGCATCGTCGGCGTGGTCGCCTCGGACGCCGACCCGCTCTTCATGTGCTCCGTCGACGCCATCGACCACCGGATAGACGTCAGTGCCCGCGCGTGGTGCGAGTGGAGCAAGGGTGTTGTCTGGGCAGGCGCCGACCGCGAGCAGATCGTCCGCAGCGCACTGGCCTTGAAAACCCTCGTCATCGCCGAGACCGGCGCCGTCGCCGCAGCCGCGACGACCTCACTCCCGGAAAGCATCGGCGGTCCCAAGAACTGGGACTACCGCTACTCCTGGACTCGCGATGCAGCGTTCACCATCGACTCCCTCTCGCTGCTGGGGCTGCACGAGGAAGTCCACTCGGCTGTTGCCTGGTTGCTGCACGCAATCGAGAACAACGGTCCTGACCTGCGGGTGATGTACACGTTGAGTGGCAACGAGCCGGACGGCGGCGTGCGTTCGCCCGAACTGCCCGGTTACCGCCACAGCCTGCCCGTCCAACTCGGCAACAGCGCCTCGGGTCAGACCCAGCTCGGGGTCTACGGCGATCTGTTCGGCACCGTGGCGAACTGGGTCTTCCACGGTCATGTGCTGGACGTCGGCTCCAACCGCCAGTTGGCGGACCTCGCGGACCGCTGCGCCGATGTCTGGCGACATGACGATGCCGGCATCTGGGAACTACACACGAACCGCCAGTACACCTCGTCCAAGATGAACTGCTGGCGCGCGCTGGATTCCGCCGCGAAACTCGCCGAAGCCGGCCATCTCATCGGCTCAGGAGGGCGCTGGCGCGGCGAGGCCGCTGTCATCAAGGCATGGGTGAATGAGCACTGCTGGTCAGCTGAGAAGCAGGCCTACACCTTCTACGCGGGTACCGAAGAACTGGACGCGTCCGTGCTCCTCGGAGCCCAACTGGGTTTCGAGCGGGGCACGCGCATGTCGAGCACCATCGACGCGATCAACGCCGAGTTGGGCGCCGGTCCGCTGCTCTACCGCTACAGCGGGGTGCACCAGGAGGAGGCGACCTTCACCGCCTGCAGTTTCTGGCAGCCGCACGCGCTCGCGCTGGTCGGCCGGGTTCAGGAGGCGCAGCAGTTGCTCGACGCATTGGACATCGTCGCCGGCCCGCTCGGGTTGATGGCCGAGATGGTGGAGCCCGGCACCAACGCCCAGCTCGGCAACCTGCCGCAGGCCCTTAGTCACCTCAGCCACATCCGTGCTACAGCCGCGGTACGAGCCGCTCAGCGGGAAGAACGGAACTGA
- a CDS encoding OsmC family protein: MVEHRYDVRVQWSGSTGVGYAGYGREHTGTVAGRQERLSSDPYFGGDPTLRNPEQLLVLAASSCQMLSFLAVAARARLDVLAYDDFAVGLMTELGGPAWVELIELRPRITLAPGSRTDRVQRLVQLAHRECFIARSLRSGMMIEASFVVEGGDDLTVSLHDPPDPVEYC; the protein is encoded by the coding sequence GTGGTCGAGCATCGGTACGACGTACGGGTCCAGTGGTCGGGGTCGACGGGGGTGGGGTACGCCGGATACGGCCGCGAGCACACCGGGACCGTCGCGGGGCGCCAGGAGCGACTGAGCAGCGACCCGTACTTCGGCGGTGATCCGACGCTGCGCAACCCCGAGCAGTTACTGGTACTCGCGGCGAGCAGCTGTCAGATGCTGTCTTTCCTCGCGGTTGCGGCGCGCGCCCGGCTGGATGTGCTTGCCTACGACGACTTTGCGGTCGGGCTGATGACCGAGCTGGGCGGTCCTGCCTGGGTTGAGTTGATCGAGCTGAGACCGCGCATCACGTTGGCGCCGGGCAGTCGTACCGACCGGGTGCAACGGCTGGTGCAGCTCGCCCACCGGGAGTGCTTCATTGCCCGGTCCTTGCGCAGCGGGATGATGATCGAGGCTTCATTTGTTGTGGAAGGTGGCGACGACCTGACGGTCAGCCTGCACGATCCGCCCGATCCGGTCGAATACTGCTGA
- a CDS encoding MarR family transcriptional regulator, whose translation MTTEVRWLSEQEQRIWRQWLHVNSRLTARLAREMIDESGLSLQDFEVLVTLSEAPDHRVRVVALADEMQWERSRLSHHLTRMEKRGLVERQQCPQDGRGADVVLLPAGLADLEEAAPGHVRHVRGYLFDVLDPAELAQLDHVTAKVLAALGDDAT comes from the coding sequence ATGACGACCGAGGTGCGATGGCTCAGCGAACAGGAGCAGCGAATCTGGCGGCAGTGGCTGCACGTCAATTCCCGACTTACCGCGCGCCTGGCGCGAGAGATGATCGACGAGTCCGGGCTGTCGTTGCAGGATTTCGAGGTACTGGTCACGCTGAGCGAAGCGCCCGATCATCGCGTCAGGGTGGTTGCGCTCGCCGACGAGATGCAGTGGGAACGTAGCCGTCTGTCGCACCATCTCACCCGCATGGAGAAGCGCGGACTGGTCGAACGGCAGCAGTGCCCACAGGACGGTCGGGGCGCGGATGTCGTTCTTCTACCCGCAGGGCTGGCCGACCTGGAAGAGGCGGCGCCGGGCCACGTCCGGCACGTGCGGGGGTACCTGTTCGACGTGCTCGACCCGGCCGAACTCGCGCAGCTGGACCACGTGACGGCCAAGGTGCTGGCCGCATTGGGTGACGACGCGACGTAG
- a CDS encoding gluconate 2-dehydrogenase subunit 3 family protein, with translation MPYRAPHRTGVTPQGRGRFPGFDVMDEVDRWDDVTAGVVLSRLQPFTDLSFFTAAEDAIISPLCDLLLEQDAEPRIPVVALIDARLAAGETDGWHYDDMPPDPQAWQQTLAALDQDAQDAYGKGFGALGAGQQAALIHNISRTSSSEGTWHGWEASRVWGLWTRYACSAFYSHPWSWNEIGFGGPAYPRGYKNVGLDARERWEVADHDDSDPVPFADRIERARNSHATLTGGYVAPHGTTSGAQNGRSV, from the coding sequence ATGCCCTACCGCGCGCCACATCGCACGGGTGTCACGCCGCAGGGCCGTGGCCGATTCCCCGGTTTCGATGTCATGGACGAAGTCGACCGTTGGGACGATGTGACGGCTGGTGTCGTGTTGTCGCGTTTGCAGCCATTTACCGATCTGTCGTTCTTCACCGCAGCCGAGGACGCGATCATCAGCCCGCTGTGCGACCTGCTGCTGGAGCAGGATGCCGAGCCACGAATACCCGTCGTTGCTTTGATCGATGCGCGACTGGCCGCCGGTGAGACCGACGGCTGGCACTACGACGACATGCCGCCGGATCCGCAGGCGTGGCAGCAGACCCTGGCCGCACTCGACCAGGACGCACAGGACGCCTACGGCAAAGGATTCGGCGCACTGGGCGCCGGCCAACAGGCCGCGCTCATCCACAACATCAGCAGAACCTCGTCCAGTGAGGGCACCTGGCACGGCTGGGAGGCATCGCGGGTGTGGGGCCTGTGGACGCGGTACGCCTGCTCAGCCTTCTACTCCCACCCGTGGTCCTGGAACGAGATCGGTTTCGGCGGCCCGGCCTACCCGCGCGGCTACAAGAACGTCGGCCTGGATGCCCGCGAACGCTGGGAGGTCGCCGATCACGACGACAGCGACCCCGTGCCGTTCGCCGACCGCATCGAGCGGGCCCGTAACAGTCATGCGACCTTGACCGGCGGCTACGTCGCACCGCACGGCACGACCAGCGGCGCACAGAACGGGAGATCGGTGTGA
- a CDS encoding YceI family protein, producing the protein MSTTLKDLDGTYTIDPAHSAVGFVARHAMVTKVRGTFTDVEGSATTGANLHEAKVSLNIAVASVDTRDAKRDGHLRTGDFFEVEKYPAMTFHSTHVSAVDDDTLRIVGDLTIKDTTKSVSIDFDFNGSAVDPYGNERIGFEGSTVIARSDYGISFNAALETGGVLVSDKITLQLDVSAIKAA; encoded by the coding sequence ATGAGCACCACCTTGAAAGACCTCGACGGCACCTACACCATCGACCCCGCGCACAGTGCGGTCGGCTTCGTCGCGCGGCACGCAATGGTCACCAAGGTGCGCGGGACATTCACCGACGTCGAAGGCTCCGCCACCACCGGCGCCAACCTGCACGAGGCGAAGGTCTCCCTCAATATCGCTGTCGCGAGTGTCGACACACGCGACGCAAAACGCGACGGCCACCTACGCACCGGCGACTTCTTCGAGGTCGAGAAGTACCCCGCCATGACCTTTCACTCCACCCACGTGAGTGCGGTGGACGATGACACCCTGCGGATCGTCGGCGACCTGACGATCAAGGACACCACCAAATCGGTCAGCATCGACTTCGACTTCAACGGCTCCGCTGTCGACCCCTACGGCAACGAGCGCATCGGCTTCGAGGGCTCGACCGTGATCGCCCGCTCGGACTACGGCATCAGCTTCAACGCAGCGCTGGAGACCGGCGGCGTGCTCGTGTCGGACAAGATCACCCTGCAGCTCGACGTGTCCGCCATCAAAGCTGCCTGA
- a CDS encoding tetratricopeptide repeat protein yields the protein MSQIDNTQTGDYTQLQYAEELYTRRDYSEAAVVLEKLLANSEVTHGTTAARLLLARAYFHSAQLNGAEREARAVLDSQPTEGYAALLLGRTLQRQSRHAEARNYLAMAKVWGL from the coding sequence ATGTCCCAGATCGACAACACCCAGACCGGCGACTACACCCAGCTGCAGTACGCCGAGGAGCTCTACACCCGGCGTGACTACTCCGAAGCTGCCGTCGTCCTGGAGAAGCTGCTCGCCAACTCCGAGGTCACGCACGGGACGACTGCTGCGCGGCTGCTACTTGCGCGCGCCTACTTTCATTCCGCCCAGTTGAACGGTGCCGAACGGGAGGCCCGAGCCGTGTTGGATTCCCAGCCGACCGAGGGGTACGCGGCATTGCTGCTCGGTCGCACCCTGCAACGTCAGTCGCGGCACGCCGAGGCGCGTAACTACCTGGCGATGGCCAAGGTGTGGGGCCTGTAG